From the Coffea eugenioides isolate CCC68of chromosome 1, Ceug_1.0, whole genome shotgun sequence genome, the window CGTCCTGTAAAATTGGGAAGACCCGATTAGCCTTTGGTTTTGTGGGTTTTACGGGGGATGCCATCTTTCACTGGGCAGAAACAGCCAAATCTCAGATGATTTCCTTGTCATAAGTTCTGTTGGCGTGTCAGTGAAagggaaataaaaaagaaaaatagaaaagagaAAAGTTGAAAACCAGCATGCATTAATGAATTTGTCCGTTTCCCAGTGGTAAAGTTCATTGGAAGACTGGAACGACTAACAACACGTCGTAGTGCCCCTGCTTCTAAGTTCTAACGTGATGGGGTGCGTGACTTGAGGTTTAGGCTAGAGGGATGTACGCAGTACTACTACTAGCATGAGAATAAAGGGGGAAAATATCCTTTTACCACCATAGAAGTTAGAATTTTTCTAGTTGATGCGCAATAGATAATTGTTAAGATATCTAAATTACACTTAAAATATCATACCATATAGATACACCATCTATGAATTGTGACACTTTTTTAAATTAACTACATTTTTTTATAAAGAAATATAGAACTTGATATTCCTTTTAACAAAAACTCAATGGACATCCATTAAATGTAACGATAAAATTAATAGTCATACCATTTTAAGTATGTATTCATTTGgattttaggaaaatatttctCGACGTCATCATAAACAAAAAACGAGTCAGATTTAGATGAACTTCTATTTACGCTTTCAAATAATTCAATGATAACGTATGAAATCTTTTACCGTTAGTGATGGATTTTATCTTTAATAACGTGTATCCAATTGGCACTACGCCAAGTAAAGAAAAACCCTAATGAAATAGCCAATCCatatttggaagaaaatgatgaaatatCCAACGTTCAATTATAATAGCCGCTAGAAAtgccatccttttttttttttttttgggaggaaaGGTCATCGATTCGAATCAAGTCTATGGCTTCATGGATGGTTCCTAAACGTTTTCACAAGGTTGAGAATTTAAATCACTACTGTATAGTGTTTGAAATtagcacatatatatatatatatatatatttcatttCTAAATTAGAGACGTGTGTTCTTGAAATAACTTTTAAATGTTGGTCTTAATTGAAGTATAGATTacgtcccccccccccccccaaaaaaaatggtCTTAATATATGTATTCCGGAACCTCTCAATCTATGGGTCGACATGGATTCTTGGAAACGAAATGGCATTCTCGATTCTCAAATCTCAAATGACATGAGTAGTGTCCTTATTAGCTACTACTTTTTTTGAAGTTTAATAAAAAGCGAAAgttttttgccattctttttaAATTACTGGCATTAACAAAATTAAAACGGAAATATATTAACCCAGAAAATGTAAAATGAGGAAGGCGGTGCTAAAACTGCGgccattttttcttttgggccTGTTTGCCGCTTTGTTTCTTGGGCATATCTCCACATTGGGAGGGTGTTATGTAGTTGGAGCCCATCGCCTTGACAAGGGGAATCAAAGTAGGAATTAATCAGCCATAACAAGGCCCgtcaataaataaatttcctTTTGTTGGATGTGTGAAGAGAGAAATGCGGCCCTTTAAGGCCCAATGGACTAAGTATTACTACGTTAAGtatattattattagtattaatCACCACTTAACTCATAGAACTTCTACCTTGCATTCAAATCTTCGATTAATACATAGAAACAGTAGCAATAGAGGAATTACTTGGTCAAAGGCAGTCCTACATTGGAATATTGGCAATTGTCCAGTTTAGAGTGCCGAATGTCAACTGTCTTAATGGGTGTGTTTGAATAtcatattattttaaatattatataaaataattattataatttatGTGTGATATAatatatttgaaataaaaacttaattaaaaagataaaacgatgtattaaaaaaatatgtttgtgatacaagcaaataattttttgaTACATAACACATTGATTGTCTTTTACCAATTACCTCAACCAATGACTGTATTTGATTGTTCGCTATTATTGCAAATCGTTTGGAAATTGAAACTCACATAGTAATACGGCAATTTCAAAAGTCAaagcaatattttttttttttttgggtaagaaaagaaaagatcaaaGTAAGTATTATGGACGTGACTGGACCTGGTAAATTCGTGGTTAGTCTTCCTAATCAGCATAGGCCACTGTGCGGGGCCGTCTTAGCTCAGCCGGTAGAGCGCATGGCTTTTAACCATGTGGTCGTGGGTTCGATTCCCACAGACGGCGTCGGGATGccacttgttttcttttcgttggcagaagaaagaaaatccgGGGTTTAGCGATGGGGTGACGGGTTTTTGGGCTCCAAGCCGGCATCTGGTAAACCCACATAGTCAGTTTCCTCCTCCATGGCCTCTTTCTCCGTTACCTCCGTCGCAGCTTCTGGGACGACTTATTTAATTCCATCAAAATTTCTCAGTACACAAAAATGGCGTAATTCTTTTCCCACGAAACCCAAGTGGCAGCTAAAGAGACGAAAGTTCTTGGCTCCATGCTCCACTTTTGAAGCCAGTGGAGGTTTTCCAGTGGATCAAGAAAGTAGCAGCAGTAGTGGTTCAAGGCAAGAAAACCAAAACTGGGGCCCATCCCAATATGAATCTCTACTCAAAGGTGGTGACCAGGTTACCTCTGTCCTAGAAGAGATGGCCAAGCTCGTAAGTTTTGCTCATTATTCCTTCTCCCAAGTCTCAAGTCCTAATTTACTAGGCCTTATCCTAAtaacaaatttcttttctttttgggttgtGCACTTTCCTGTTCAACTGCCttttattttggtgaaaatcTTGATTCATCTTACTTCACTaattattaattgctattttgaTATTCCTTATCAGGAAAAACAATTGTATGATCTCAAACCTTCATTTGTTTTGGGAGTTAAAAAAAGTAGAACTTAGAAGTTAAATATTTAGTAGAATGAAAGCTGTAAATACTTAACCTAAACCTTGCTGCATTCTAAGGAGCCCAACAGGATTTACTGCTGCAAAATATATTATCGAAATGAATATGCTGAAATTCGTACCACTGCAGGATGGAGAGAGGTGCAATCCTGGAAAAAAAGTCTATCAAATTGAAATGTTTCAATCTTTTCCTATGTTATCTGCATAAAggtgttatatttttaaagatGTGGATAATGTGATTGATATTTCCTCACAAATGATACAATGAAAAAGGGGGGATTTCGAGTGAAGATTCAGATGTTTGTTAAATAAGAGGAAAAAGATAACTATAGGTAAAAAGAAAACCACGAACCACATTCTGTTTCCAGAAAAGTCGCCAATTCTACTATATTTTTTATTGTGGCGATTAGCACATCAAATATGCTTTGATTTCACTCTCTTTGGATTTTAATTGTGTTTACTTGTAGTCTGCTTCCAGGTTTCATGTTGGTCGTAGAGTATGCTAGTCTTATCTTGCGTGTTAGTCGATAATGACTGCATGTGTCTTTGTAGAAATAGTTAAATCTTACTCTGCGGTGTAGACTTGTTGTTTCTGTACGTTGTTATAACTAAGATTTTGATCCAGACTATACACTTGCTTGAGTTTCTTCTTATTCCAATTCTTCTGCATGTGTATTCAAGATGTTAGACTGAGAGAATAGTTTCTATCAGCTGGAATGAAGTTTTGAATTACTGCATCTATCCTATTGATAAGCTCCTACTGTATTCTCAATCTCATATCTGGAAATTAAAGTTGTCGTATTTTTCTGATTCATGCATGTCGCAACAGTTGGAAGACATGAATATGGATGAAGCATCTGAGGAGGTGGCAGTACAATTGGCTGCCCAAGGAGTTATTGGGAAGAGAGTGGATGAAATGGAGTCAGGGTTTATGATGGCCCTTGATTACATGATCCAGATTGCCGAAAAGGACCAGGATGAAAAAGTAATGATTTAATATCTCCATTAGTGTTCCATTCTTTTGGGCTATTGTCATCTTGTTGAGTGAGTATTATCTGTTAGCTGTTGTATATGCCTTTCTAGAACAATGGTTTTGCTGTTGTTAAAACTATTTGAAAAATAGCAAGAACAACTAGCTATAGTTGCAGGCATTCTTAGTTGTGCTGAAGCTTTAGAGATTTATTTAATCCTTCTGTTAAACCTACCTATAGCACAATAGTTTTGACATATCGGCTGCCATTTGCAGTATCCTATGTATTAAGCTCGTCGTTGCCAGGTTCTATTCAAATGATTGATTCACTCGAAATAGTATATTTTGACCATTATTACATGTTTCTTTTCAGCGCAAGTCACTGTTGGAGGTGATCAAGGAAACTGTACTATCCCATCTTACCAAGAAATGTCCCCCTCAGGTGAGGATATTACTTGGATTAGTAGTTTTAACTATCTATTTTGGTTATCAGGCTAAAAGTTCATCTTGGCAGTGAATTATTTTCATGGTGCAGGTCCAAGTAGTTGGATTGCTCTGCCGAACTCCTGGAAAAGAAAGCAGACATGAACTTCTCAGGCGAGTAGCTGCAGGCGGCGGTGTATTTGAAAACAATAGTGGCACAAAAATCCACCTTCCTGCAGCAAACCTGAATGAAATAGCTTGCCAGGCTGATGACATTCTAGAGGTTGTGCTCTTCTCAAAACTGAAGGAAGCATTTGTCATAAAAGATggtttttctattattttattatGCTTGCATAAAACcctatgaatttttttattttgagtgAAAGAAAAGGTGGCAAAGTATTAAACCTTCTTCTTGATGAGATTGGGACTGATTATTCTTGAGAAGATTCATTTATCATAGGGGAAGAAAACATCTGTTCTGGCATTTGAGAACAGCTGAGTAACTCAAGAGGGGGAAATCTTTCCAAATTTCATCTGGTTTTCAGTTATTGATTCtgaattgcttttttttttttgccccccTGGCCTAAGTTCCAACCAGTGATTTAGATTATCATATTCGTCATTACCTAATCTAAATTGCAAACTCCATTATACATTTTGCAGACAATACTGGTCAATGCTTCTTTGCTGATTAACTGGTTAAAACTCATTTTCTGATCTGCATTTTGCAGACAATGGAAACCCGTCCTGTTGTTCTTGACCGCAAGTTACTTGCAAGGCTTGTTTTGATACGAGAAGAAGCCAGGAATATGATGGGAGGTGGGATACTAGATGAAAGAAATGATCGTGGTTTTAGAACTCTCCCTCAGTCAGAGGTCCTTTTTTTCCTCTGAATTGATTCGTGATATTCCAGTTTTCATACATTACAGAGTCATTGCCTTATCAATTGGTAGTGTAATCCCTTGAACAATGTTATACATCACAGTTATTTTGGTATAAGAATTATTTGGTGTGATATTGTGATAATGCAGGTCAACTTTTTAACCAAGCTTGTAGCTCTGAGACCGGGGAAAACTGTTCGTGAGATGATAAAAAATGTTATGCAAGGAAAGGATGAAGGTGCTGATGATTCCCCTGGGAATGAGGAGATTGGCAGTGAGGGAAGGATCTCAAGTGGGATTGCAGGAAAGGTatgatttaatcaaatatcTAATTATTGAAACAAGTCTTGAAAAACTATGTCTAGTTAGGATGAATCTATTTATAACCCTCTAATCTTGTTATTCAGGCTAGCGTTACTGGTGTGAAACCGTTACCTGTTCGCCCTGGAATGTTTCTTGAGACAGTTTCCAAGGTATCCAGTTGTTACATGGATGATTGTGGCTTTTTCAGATAAAAGTTTTGATAGGAGATTTTGTCAAATATGGGATGCATATAGACTGACGTTTTCTAATAAGGCCGGAAAAGTTAGAAAGAAAGAGTCATAATGGCATGTCAAATATTGAAGCAATTCCAGAATCAAATGTAATCAAGTTCATGGAAACTCATAGCACTTGTTGAATAAGGGCTTTCTACCAAAGAGAATCATTGAATCTCTATTTTCACTGATTCTTATCTTTGTTGGAACTTGTAGGTATTAAGTGGCATATATGCAGGGAATGTCTCTGGCATTACAGCACAGCAGTTAGAATGGGTGAGTAGATTTCTGTTTCTGAGTGCTTTCTAAGTTGGTTAAATTGACAACTTGCATTTGTTCCTTGGGAAAACCTAATAGGACCTTTTTTTTGTCCTTCGGGATGTTAGTTAAATAGTGTTGGATAAATGTTCTAGTACCTTATAAGCTAATAGGTTTTTATGCTATGCTTTACAGTGGTGCGATTCACCAACCAATTTATTAGTAGGTTCTTCTGATTTCTGGTGCACTTTGTCAAAGCTTATTTACTTCTGCAGTTTGCAATTTTTTTATGGGCTAGTGCTGACTTCTAAGGTCTGTTATTCAGGTTCACGAGAATACGCTACAAATTCTTCAAGAAATTGCATTCTGATTTTCATTACAGCAAACAAAGATGCCGTAcataaatttttgaataatgaCTTAGGCTGTAGTGTTGTAGACATGTCAATGCTTGTAGTTGTAGACATGTCGATGCTTTTATGGGATTATAGAACAAAAGGCATCACAATCTTTGTACATATGGACATATCAACTACATTTCAGTGCCCCTTTTTGGGTGTAAAAATATCTTCTTCCCTTTTATTCTGCATAGATTTACCTGGATGTTTTGCCCTTTGACCTTCAGCTGCTACAGATCCGTAATCCTGGGAGTCTTGCATCTATGTGTGCGCTAGGATATGTTTTGTTTCCCACATCTTGTAACTTAATAAGCATTCATTTTTTCTTGCTATTGGTGATTGGATTTACCTTAGGCTCTAGAACTGCAGAATCGCTATTCAAAGAAAGATGAATATGGATAAGCATTTTGCATCTTgctcggtttttttttttgtcggaAAGGAGCATTTAACTGTAGGAAAAAGAAGGTAAAGGATCTTATGATCATTACCTACGATCCTTTCCCGTTCCACagtgtttttctggtttgactGCCTGTCATCAACCTTTTGGTGTGGCATAAATGTGACGAACTTTCTACTAGGATTTGACTGGTTTATGGTTTAATTAAAAGTTTCAACTTACTAATTCTCGTCATGATCGTTCTGATGAGAGTCACGAGACTAAGGATAAAGGCTTCTGGAAATGGAGATTCCATATGCTTGGAGACATCGAGTGTTTGTCTTTAGGGAAAATGACAGAAATGGTCCTTACATTTGAAATGATGCAAATTAGTTCCTCACATAAGCAAAggatataataataataatgttatTTGTACTCCATTTACGTTATTTGCACTCTCACTGTTCCATTTTATCTTAATGAGACTGTATTACCCTTGCACTAATTTTCTTCTCCTTGCCCATGAACTAACTTTACCAGATTTTCTCTTACATTCTAAAACTAATTAATTATTCCATTACACATTAAAATGGCTAATTTAAAATTGTCACCAGTATGTATCAtggattttttttataaaacttTACGAAATTATATGATGTCAAAGATCAATCTAGCAATGCAATGTGAACAAATTTTAAACTTCaagacaaaaaataaataaataaatctcaAACTTCAAAGATGATAAAAAATTGAGTACAAGTTTTCTAGTATACTTCAACAAAAGCAtaacaacaaaagaaatgagGACAGGGGCAATACGGTTTCATTAAGATGAAAATGAGATAATGAGAGTGCAAATAATTTAAGGGGAGTGTAAATAATATTACCCTAAGCAAATTGCACCATTTTATTCCTAAAATCTATTTAAGGCAACTTTTTGGCTTGAAATTGTCACGCGACTATCACATGACCAAAAAATTTCAGGGACAAAAAAGACATCATATGCCCAATCCTACACCAATACGCTATACTCTAATCTGTTTATTTAAGCATTATtagaattaattaattaaatgattGAATAATTAACCAACACGTatctttttaagaaaaataagaaagaattaattAGCATACAAATCCTTTATTCCGTACAAAACAACCCAACAAAGAATTTCCCAAATTGTTTCAAAACTCAAAATCATCTATCTTAATTAATAACAATAAAGAAgactaagaaaaaaaatgaagcacATTGATCTTGTAAACTTGAGATTGccatggaaaagaaaataaaagaaaaaaaatttaaaaaaacgGTAATGATAAATCATGAGTACATAATATCTTTTGTGCGATTGAAATCATAATTAAATCGTGGTCACatgatgaattgaagtgaaaaAGTTTAATGAAATAGATTTTGGGACTAAAATGGTATATGATTTATATATGTAAGGTTCGAATTTGTATCATTTTACAAGTGAATGACTAAATAACTATAAATGCAGCATGCGAGGTGTTGTTGGTGTCCTTTTTCcttattttgattctttattAAACTGTACATATTCTCTCAATTATCTCAAATCAAACACTCGTCCTTTTTATTTATTGCTACataatgttaattttttttagaagaCTATTTGAAATTTACCACTTATTTAATTTCCTATAAGTGGTGGTAATGTTCCTAATTATTTCATGAATGTAGTTATATCGTGCACATTATATTtcagggtttttttttttggaggaggGGGGGGGGTGTTTAGAACTATGATTTGTACTTAAAACTTAATTCAAGTGTAGTTAAAACTTAAACTAAGGACGTATTACTATTGGACTCCATTCATACCCGAATATGAAAAAAATGATATTAGCACTCTTTTAACAATGCTTCAGGCactcctttccttttcttcttttgcatAAGCTGAAATTTAAGGAGTGTTGATATTATCGATTGAATATTTGTGTGTACCACATATTTAACTATTTGACACAAAAAATAAGTGGAAATTATGTACCATCTCAGTACTCAATAGTAGTGTATATTTCTAGTGCGGCGAACTCTGGATAAATTTCGCCCCGCGTAAATGGTCCAGCGGTAGCGCCTCTCACCGGTGACCCTTGAGGTCCTAAGTTCGAGTCTCCGCTCTACTGGATTCCTCCGTTCACTTATCGTGTTCGGGTAGGGTTGGGGTGCCGGCCCGGATCGCAGGGAATTAGTCGAgccccgtaaggattgatcCGGACACCTCTGcgtcggaaaaaaaaaaaaaaaaagaactctgGATAAATTCCGAGCTTGAGTCGAACCATTCCATACTTCTTTCCTATGTCCAATCAGTAGTAATGATGATAATGGCACTCAAGATCAAAAAATCACCAAGACGGGAAACCCATGTGTTGATTGGACCTACCTGTCCTTTAATGGTTACTGTGATCTCATAACTCAATAATAGTTGTCCTTGTaccactcaaaaaaaaaaaaaaaaaaacgcttGTATATCCTCCGTCCCCCATACTAATATGGGTTGGAggaatatatttaaaaaaagaagTTGCATAATAAAAAAGCAAGAAATGCTGCATATGCCTCCAATAAtttgtagtagtagtagtacttAAACCCCCCCACCATTGCCTTTTTCTGTAGAGCAACGCAATTGGGAAGTGCTTATAGCAAGTGGAAGGGGCAAGTGCCATGGACTTGGGATTTGACACGCTCCACTCTACAAGTCTTTGGCACGCTGCCAGGGAAATTCGAGATTGCCCACGTGAGGTCCTGATTTTCGTATAATTACCTCACAGCCAATGTACTATATACCCCGACTGAGATTCATAGCGAAAATTGAAGTATACACTCCACCACTAAGAACTAAATAACTTTCTTTGGTATGACAGAACTGAAATACTTTAACTAAAATCACTTGGCATGTCCAAAGAGCAATCATGTTAATGCatccaaatcaaaatttaaaccCCCCTCCTCCTTAATTAATTTATCAgtaatttttctgcaaaaatgtaaaaaatttttacaaaaaactGCAATCCAAAAGGACAAGTTCTCATGTACAAAATTCCCTGGACACTTGTCTCTCCTAGGTATTAAAATGACACAAGTATTAGTGACGCAACATCTTCCTTGCCCTTTATATTACTAACTAGATCTTCTGTCATTTTTGTCATATTTGTAATATTTTGTTAGAAAGCATGGAATTTTCAAAATCGATAATCGAGACGTGGGATAGAAATGTGTTCATTTAGATAGACGGTCATGACCGTAATTTGATGTCACACGCTTTCAAACGCATCTAGACTAATAATTTGTCGTCATATGTTTCTGATTCAATCAACTAATTTAGGAATAGTTAAAGTAATGCTAATGGAAATGATACTCGGCCAATTATGGGTCCAATGCGGACAGCCATGAATATCCTAATGCAGCAAAACATCAAAGCGGAAGGTCACGTCGTGTCTGGGTTGTGGAGTATTACAGTTATAAACGGAAGGGAGTAGTCTGGTTTAGTTAAGCCTCGACCAAGTCCATGTTCTGTGAAgctctatttgaatttgtactcTTAACGTCCAGACCAAAAAGAGCCGTTCTCTAATCAATTCAAGCTTTTTCTAAAGCCTACCAAAGCAAATCGTCTTTTTCTGCGTGGACCCGAACCTTCGCTCAAGCAAATGACCAAGCTATCCCTCATCTGCTATCATGACGACTCCGTGGCAGCACTTGATTTCACACTAGTGATCAACTGCAAGACTCAGTATACCTGCGTAATATTTCCTTGTTGGAGAAGGAAAAGCTGCAAGAGATTTGGAGTTACCATTagggccttttttttttttttttcattttgttttgaATTTCTGCTGTTGATAAAAATAGAGGAGTTTGCAATATTAGGTTCACTAACAAATGCACCACATTTGCAAATATATTCTGCAAAAAATTTctgagaaaaatataaaatagaGTCCAAACTTGCTGTGTCATGTGAGTCATCTCGACCAACCTTGCCGCATTGTTACTAGAATCTCGATTAATATGCATTTAAAAATGGAGCAAATCTTAAAGTCACACTAATAAGATTGTTTAAGAGTGCTACTATATGAAATCATAAAGTTCAGTATCAAAcctaccactttttccaccacCACATCGGGACAAATTAGTACTGGACTAATTAATTACCCCATCCTCCTCATAATCCCAAAAGTAAGTAAGGAGGAGCAGATTTCCAAATTTCACCGCCCAGCTAAGAGTACAACTACCGTGAAGCGTTAATACTCCCCATCCTCATCCATGTGACCGcaattattttagaaaaaagaagagagaaagttGCGGTTGCCACTTGCCATTACAATTCTCTTGTTAGTGTAGTAAACTATAAGTACTCCTTCCATTCTATTTTGagagtttttaattttttttcacatagtttaaaaaaaaagtagttaattttgttgaaaaataaatttagattgctattttttttaaaatattcttaCATTtaatagagtacaactttatattaattattcatgaaaacttgaattgatggtttatgaGAACTTAAATTGATGGTTAAAAAAGAAGCAATCCTTAGTCATTTATCAATATGTTTTGAAAAATCTAAATGTATTAAATGGGATATgttatttgacaaaaaaaatgtgTTAGGTTACATTCAATAACaatctatattaaataaattaatttataCTAATAATAACTTATATTGAATAAGAATATTTTAGAGTagttaaaaaataactaaatttttaattaaaaagtGGTCTATAATTTGGAgcagataaaaaaaaaggactatTAAAGTGGAACGGAGGGGGAAGTAGTAATTTAGTAGTAGCATTAACCAACTTTTCACCTTTTTAGCAGCTCGCCCGAGCCCCGAGTGGAGCCCCGATCCTGTTAGGTAAATAGCACAGAGTGTAATGCTCATTTATTAATCAAACAAATTGAGAActgagggggagagagagagagagagttcatTCAAAAAAGCGGGGTAATGACTAATGAGCTGAGTCTGACTCTAATAAAAACGGTTAACTACAGGGACAGTATGGTCATATTTTGAATTCTATCCGGAAACTTACTCTCCAGCCCACTTTCTCCTCCTCCCCCCACCCCACCTTGCTTTCATTTCACTGCCAGCTCTACCCCGTCCCCATTGTTTGTTAGAGGCCTTCTTCCTTCTCCTCT encodes:
- the LOC113778137 gene encoding protein PEP-RELATED DEVELOPMENT ARRESTED 1, chloroplastic, which encodes MASFSVTSVAASGTTYLIPSKFLSTQKWRNSFPTKPKWQLKRRKFLAPCSTFEASGGFPVDQESSSSSGSRQENQNWGPSQYESLLKGGDQVTSVLEEMAKLLEDMNMDEASEEVAVQLAAQGVIGKRVDEMESGFMMALDYMIQIAEKDQDEKRKSLLEVIKETVLSHLTKKCPPQVQVVGLLCRTPGKESRHELLRRVAAGGGVFENNSGTKIHLPAANLNEIACQADDILETMETRPVVLDRKLLARLVLIREEARNMMGGGILDERNDRGFRTLPQSEVNFLTKLVALRPGKTVREMIKNVMQGKDEGADDSPGNEEIGSEGRISSGIAGKASVTGVKPLPVRPGMFLETVSKVLSGIYAGNVSGITAQQLEWVHENTLQILQEIAF